One genomic region from Deltaproteobacteria bacterium encodes:
- the feoB gene encoding ferrous iron transport protein B yields MKRKKALVALAGQPNSGKSTVFNALTGASQHVANYPGVTVEKMTGSYRHDGAKVEVVDLPGTYSLTSYSLEERVSRDFLLHEKPSLVVNVADASNLKRNLYLTFQLLELEIPVVVDLNMMDVAERRDIEIDTKELSRQLGAAVVPTAIKTGRGKKKLLESIHVASRSKQVCEPFRIDYGSMESFLSEVEERVSAETAIAASYPSRWLAVKLMEGDSEARRLARKHLLGPDEILAFVEEKRKEFESKHAEKPEKHIAFRRYQVADTISKSALKRQTVVSSQFLSDKADRFICNRFLGPVILVGVIYLLYYLSIVQGYNLTNYTWPLLAKLRSLTESILPNPGFIEEPVIRALTLWFVDSINALLNYVPIFFILFGLIAILEDSGYMPRMAFILDRLFQRFGLHGQSTLPMVLGGIYVGGCAVPAVMSCKGIPDEKARMATILTIPMLNCLAKVPLYVLLINIYFAQHKGLAMFFISTVTLLMVLPMAKILTHTVLKDKESAPFIMEMPPYHVPTIRGVLGRAVQRVWLFIRKIITIVAAIAIILFVLLLFPGLSDERKVYYSTQKDHATAKFYKKVEGNPYAEHVQGKNLMALVIYWDKYKKAKMTAKGKEAARAINKKFKEENPVFFKIVQPKKDKDAKKVTRAFKKVFSARKKLLREIKKEKIDNSFLGRLGQAMVPFTQWAGFNWRVNVSLLASFAAKESSVATLGALYQQEEEGESLEKRMEKGEEGFTPLHGLALMLFMALYPPCVATSIMIKVQTGQIRWLIFSMIVPTVLGIFVATLVFSGGNLLGLSGLQAMFAFYGLALATTIGTGFVKNR; encoded by the coding sequence GTGAAGAGAAAAAAGGCCTTAGTGGCCTTGGCTGGACAGCCCAATAGCGGGAAATCCACGGTGTTCAACGCGCTCACGGGCGCCAGCCAGCATGTCGCCAACTATCCCGGCGTGACAGTTGAGAAAATGACCGGCTCTTACAGGCATGACGGCGCCAAGGTTGAAGTTGTAGATCTTCCCGGGACCTACAGTCTCACCTCATATTCCCTGGAAGAGCGGGTCTCGCGGGACTTTCTACTCCACGAGAAGCCCTCTCTCGTAGTTAATGTGGCGGACGCCTCGAATCTTAAGCGAAATCTCTATCTTACCTTCCAGTTGTTGGAATTGGAGATCCCTGTCGTGGTGGATCTGAACATGATGGATGTGGCAGAAAGAAGAGACATTGAGATTGATACCAAAGAACTGAGCCGTCAGCTCGGGGCTGCTGTGGTTCCCACTGCCATTAAGACCGGAAGGGGCAAAAAGAAACTTCTGGAGTCCATACATGTAGCCTCCCGTTCAAAACAGGTTTGCGAGCCCTTCCGGATTGACTACGGGTCCATGGAGTCCTTCTTGAGCGAGGTTGAAGAAAGAGTCTCCGCGGAAACGGCGATTGCTGCCAGTTATCCCTCCAGGTGGCTTGCGGTCAAGCTCATGGAGGGCGACAGCGAGGCCCGGCGACTGGCCCGAAAACACCTTTTAGGTCCGGACGAGATCCTGGCATTTGTTGAGGAAAAAAGAAAGGAGTTTGAGTCAAAGCACGCAGAGAAGCCGGAAAAGCACATCGCGTTCCGTCGATACCAGGTGGCGGACACTATCAGCAAATCGGCTCTGAAGCGCCAAACCGTCGTCTCGTCGCAATTCCTTTCCGATAAGGCCGATAGATTCATCTGCAACCGCTTCCTTGGACCTGTGATCCTGGTGGGTGTTATTTATCTGCTTTACTATCTTTCCATCGTCCAGGGGTACAACCTCACAAACTACACCTGGCCCTTGCTGGCAAAACTGAGAAGCCTTACAGAGTCTATCCTGCCAAACCCGGGATTCATAGAAGAGCCTGTCATCCGCGCCCTTACTTTATGGTTCGTGGACAGCATCAATGCGCTGTTAAACTATGTCCCAATCTTTTTCATCCTGTTTGGTCTGATCGCCATACTGGAAGATAGCGGGTACATGCCCAGGATGGCCTTCATCCTGGACAGGCTTTTTCAAAGATTCGGCCTCCACGGCCAATCGACCCTGCCCATGGTCCTGGGCGGAATTTATGTGGGCGGATGTGCGGTGCCTGCTGTGATGTCCTGTAAGGGCATCCCGGACGAAAAGGCAAGAATGGCCACCATCCTGACCATTCCGATGTTGAACTGCCTGGCAAAGGTCCCGCTTTATGTCTTGCTGATCAACATATACTTTGCGCAGCATAAGGGCCTGGCCATGTTCTTCATCTCCACCGTAACGCTATTGATGGTGCTTCCTATGGCCAAGATTTTGACCCACACCGTTCTCAAGGATAAAGAAAGCGCTCCATTTATTATGGAGATGCCTCCTTACCACGTACCCACAATTCGGGGCGTTCTCGGCCGTGCGGTACAAAGGGTCTGGCTTTTTATCAGGAAAATCATCACCATCGTGGCGGCTATTGCGATCATCCTCTTTGTGCTTCTCCTATTCCCGGGGCTTAGCGATGAGCGGAAGGTCTATTACAGTACCCAGAAGGATCACGCAACGGCGAAGTTCTACAAAAAGGTAGAAGGGAACCCCTATGCCGAGCACGTACAGGGAAAGAACCTTATGGCATTGGTCATTTATTGGGACAAGTACAAAAAAGCCAAGATGACGGCAAAGGGAAAAGAAGCGGCCAGGGCCATCAACAAAAAATTCAAGGAAGAAAATCCGGTCTTTTTCAAAATTGTGCAACCCAAGAAAGACAAGGACGCGAAAAAGGTAACCCGTGCGTTCAAAAAGGTTTTCTCGGCAAGAAAGAAGCTCTTAAGAGAGATAAAGAAAGAAAAGATCGATAACAGCTTCCTGGGTCGCCTCGGCCAGGCTATGGTGCCCTTCACGCAATGGGCAGGCTTTAACTGGCGTGTTAATGTCTCTTTGCTCGCCTCGTTCGCAGCCAAGGAAAGCAGTGTGGCTACCCTGGGGGCCCTCTATCAACAAGAGGAAGAAGGCGAGAGCCTTGAAAAACGGATGGAAAAAGGCGAGGAGGGATTTACGCCCCTTCACGGCCTGGCGCTGATGCTATTCATGGCCCTGTATCCCCCATGTGTCGCCACAAGCATTATGATTAAGGTTCAGACCGGCCAGATACGGTGGTTGATATTTTCCATGATCGTTCCCACTGTTTTGGGAATTTTCGTGGCAACCCTGGTTTTTTCCGGTGGGAATTTACTTGGTCTGAGCGGGCTGCAGGCCATGTTTGCCTTTTACGGCCTGGCCCTGGCCACAACCATTGGGACGGGTTTTGTCAAGAATAGGTGA
- a CDS encoding ferrous iron transport protein A, whose protein sequence is MTLDRMKPGAECCVNKLTAEDRLGQRLMDLGVYPGLRLKVVRNAPLEDPMELELEGYYVSIRHEEARFVEVEQQ, encoded by the coding sequence ATGACATTAGATAGGATGAAACCAGGCGCGGAATGTTGCGTCAACAAGCTCACGGCTGAGGACAGGTTGGGCCAGAGGCTCATGGACTTGGGTGTCTACCCAGGTCTGAGATTAAAGGTGGTCCGCAACGCCCCTCTTGAAGATCCCATGGAGCTCGAGCTGGAGGGTTATTACGTGAGTATCCGGCACGAAGAAGCGAGATTTGTGGAGGTTGAACAGCAGTGA
- a CDS encoding DUF4198 domain-containing protein has translation MKKAIFVFAGFVVSLLVSVPAFAHFQMIYTPEAALEKGEKIDLKLVFTHPFEAGHTMDMGKPQQFFVISQRGEEGKPKKTDLLGSLKPITWKSLTNSGKAYEATSVKVRSMGDYVFCLVPEPYYEEEEDIYIQQITKMVLNVAGIPGNWAEPVGLPAEIVPLDKPYALWTGNVFRGVVLSNGKPVPGADVEVEYINHTPEMNKDAFARKANAETPQDSFVTMTIKTDANGMITFGIPKAGWWGFCALGVGPDDKYKGKENSQDAVIWIKAVDM, from the coding sequence GTGAAGAAGGCAATATTTGTGTTCGCTGGATTCGTTGTATCTCTGTTGGTTAGTGTTCCTGCTTTTGCTCATTTTCAGATGATTTACACGCCCGAAGCCGCACTGGAAAAGGGAGAAAAGATCGACCTTAAGCTGGTCTTTACCCATCCCTTTGAGGCCGGGCACACCATGGACATGGGCAAGCCCCAACAGTTTTTTGTCATCAGTCAGAGAGGTGAGGAAGGCAAACCGAAAAAGACCGATCTCTTGGGGTCGCTAAAGCCCATCACCTGGAAGAGCCTGACAAACTCGGGCAAAGCTTATGAGGCGACATCCGTTAAAGTCAGAAGTATGGGCGACTATGTGTTTTGCCTTGTTCCCGAGCCATACTACGAGGAGGAAGAAGATATCTACATTCAGCAAATAACAAAAATGGTGCTCAACGTTGCCGGCATCCCCGGCAATTGGGCCGAACCGGTCGGCCTGCCTGCAGAGATCGTCCCTCTAGACAAACCTTACGCCCTGTGGACCGGCAACGTGTTCCGCGGTGTGGTGCTCAGCAATGGCAAGCCCGTTCCAGGCGCTGATGTCGAGGTTGAGTATATTAATCATACGCCAGAAATGAACAAAGACGCCTTCGCCAGGAAAGCAAATGCGGAAACCCCCCAGGATTCCTTCGTAACCATGACCATCAAGACCGACGCCAACGGAATGATCACCTTCGGCATTCCCAAGGCCGGTTGGTGGGGTTTTTGCGCACTCGGTGTTGGCCCCGATGATAAGTACAAGGGCAAAGAGAACTCCCAAGATGCCGTCATTTGGATCAAGGCGGTCGACATGTAA
- a CDS encoding tetratricopeptide repeat protein — MDKISSGRLAGIGDLLGRTWTIYRKRMWTLIGLGLVTVLLTILSLVPPFGLGFLLWQYMPDYKNVIMLASILLATGSAVWVANWGMSAFLLGVVNERCGIKEALEKAKPKTLAHMWLGLLTGLILTGAHILLLIPGIIFAIWFFFAPFVFIEDDARGMNALLKSKAYVQGRWFAVFWRLVAIWLLTVLVAAIPIAGQVLALFFVPFSFVYTFLVYQDLKALRGSFVFKPSKKEKASIIATGAFGCVMPVVLVFAFMGSMCLMPFSVLTAKVTGQSPFPTAMQELKNQGPGMGTAGLTVTRGAIRTDTDVNEQIQVLQATGKEWMKRSQAAFKLGQIKDKKAIEPLIKALANDEHWTVRQNAARSLTALGARQAVPHLIRALESDKNVFVRTSAAKALGKLGDKSAVAALTKALKDEGVVTTFKDGKGVEVKEAANAAQQALKLLGVQAGQRSIGTKGLASAAPGPKEEKKKEAEAGIDTAKNSPEEKAKEHRKTIKACNKAIEMEPKDSLAYHNRAVAHLELGNYQQAIDDFTKALEFDPNNATLYYNRAIAYGLFNKHKQAIEDGIKAVELDPNNANAYINRGIDYIALDNCDRAVDDFTKAIKFNTKDASVYYARGVAYHRLGSQKQALKDFNKAAQLGSKMAQQYLKSREGTQKS, encoded by the coding sequence ATGGATAAGATCTCATCAGGCAGGCTTGCGGGCATAGGCGATCTGTTAGGAAGGACATGGACAATCTACAGGAAACGCATGTGGACTTTGATTGGTTTGGGACTTGTAACAGTCCTGCTGACGATCCTGTCGCTTGTGCCTCCTTTTGGTCTTGGATTTCTCCTTTGGCAGTACATGCCGGATTACAAAAACGTGATCATGCTGGCCAGCATACTCCTGGCTACAGGCAGCGCGGTTTGGGTCGCCAACTGGGGAATGTCAGCCTTTCTTCTGGGAGTTGTGAACGAGCGCTGCGGGATAAAGGAGGCCCTTGAGAAAGCCAAGCCCAAGACACTTGCGCATATGTGGCTTGGGCTGTTGACAGGTCTGATCCTAACTGGCGCGCACATTCTTCTGCTTATCCCCGGGATCATTTTCGCTATCTGGTTTTTCTTCGCGCCCTTTGTTTTCATTGAGGACGACGCTCGTGGGATGAATGCCCTCTTAAAGAGCAAGGCCTACGTTCAGGGCAGATGGTTCGCTGTATTCTGGAGATTGGTCGCCATTTGGCTCCTTACTGTTCTTGTTGCGGCAATACCGATTGCAGGGCAAGTGCTGGCTCTTTTTTTCGTGCCTTTCAGTTTTGTCTACACATTCCTCGTCTATCAAGACCTGAAGGCTCTGCGAGGCAGTTTTGTGTTTAAACCCTCAAAGAAAGAAAAGGCGAGTATCATAGCAACCGGCGCTTTCGGTTGTGTCATGCCGGTCGTCTTGGTGTTCGCCTTCATGGGCTCAATGTGCTTGATGCCATTTTCCGTATTGACAGCCAAGGTGACAGGACAATCGCCTTTCCCAACTGCCATGCAGGAACTCAAGAATCAAGGGCCCGGTATGGGAACCGCAGGCCTGACAGTCACGCGCGGAGCCATTCGTACGGACACCGATGTCAACGAACAGATCCAAGTGCTCCAAGCCACAGGCAAAGAATGGATGAAGCGATCCCAGGCTGCATTCAAACTGGGGCAGATAAAAGACAAGAAAGCGATTGAGCCCCTCATCAAGGCCCTGGCTAATGACGAACACTGGACGGTACGCCAAAATGCCGCCAGGTCTTTAACCGCTCTGGGCGCTCGACAGGCTGTGCCGCATCTGATTCGTGCCCTGGAATCCGACAAGAATGTTTTTGTCCGCACCAGCGCGGCCAAGGCCTTGGGTAAACTGGGCGACAAGAGCGCTGTTGCAGCCCTCACCAAGGCGCTAAAAGATGAAGGAGTCGTAACCACGTTCAAGGATGGAAAGGGTGTGGAAGTCAAAGAAGCAGCCAACGCTGCACAACAAGCCTTGAAGCTCCTGGGCGTCCAGGCAGGACAACGATCTATCGGCACGAAAGGCCTGGCCTCCGCAGCTCCAGGGCCGAAAGAGGAAAAGAAAAAAGAGGCCGAAGCAGGGATCGATACGGCAAAAAATTCTCCTGAGGAAAAGGCCAAAGAGCATAGAAAGACTATCAAAGCCTGTAATAAGGCCATTGAGATGGAGCCCAAAGACAGTCTGGCCTATCACAATCGGGCCGTGGCCCATCTTGAACTCGGCAACTATCAGCAAGCTATTGATGATTTTACAAAGGCGCTCGAATTTGATCCTAACAATGCAACACTCTATTATAACCGGGCTATCGCCTATGGTTTGTTCAACAAACACAAGCAGGCCATTGAAGACGGCATCAAGGCTGTTGAACTCGATCCCAACAATGCGAATGCCTATATTAATCGCGGGATAGACTACATTGCCCTCGATAATTGCGACCGTGCTGTTGACGATTTCACCAAGGCCATCAAGTTCAATACCAAAGATGCCTCAGTCTATTATGCCCGCGGAGTTGCTTACCATAGACTCGGCTCTCAGAAACAGGCTCTCAAGGACTTCAATAAGGCAGCCCAACTGGGCAGCAAGATGGCACAACAATATCTCAAATCCCGGGAGGGGACCCAGAAGTCATAG